A segment of the Jatrophihabitans endophyticus genome:
ATCGCCTACGGCCGGCCCGAGGCCTCCGACGCCGCCGTCGAGGCCGCGGCCCGCGCCGTCGGCGCGCACCACGTGATCGCCGGTCTGCCGGCCGGCTACCTGACCGAGCTGGGCGAGCGGGGCGGCTCGCTGTCCTCCGGGCAGCGGCAGCTCATCGCCCTGGCCAGGGCGCAGCTCGCCGACCCGGCGCTGCTGCTGCTCGACGAGGCGACGTCCAACCTGGACCTCGCCACCGAGGCCCGCGTCACCGAGGCGATGCACTCGGTCGCGGCCGACCGCACCACCATCGTCATCGCCCACCGGCTGCAGACCGCGCGGGGTGCCGACCGCATCGCCATGCTGGTCGCCGGCCGGGTCGCCGAGCTCGGCACGCACGACGAGCTGCTCGCCCGTGACGGCGACTACGCCCGCATGTGGCGTGCGTTCGAGACGGTGGACGCCACTCGCGTTCGTCGGGCAGACGATCGCGATCGAGAGCCGTCCGCGGGTGCGCCGCCGGGGTAACGCCTGACCATGACCGAGGTAGCCGCCCACGGCCCGCCGTCAGGTCGGCACCGCACCACGTTCCGCCCGAGCCCGCTCCCGCCCCGCGGGGGCGGGCTCAGTCCTCGTCGGCCAGCCAGCGGTCGATGAGGAAGCGCGAGATCGAGAAGTGCGGCGGGATGCCGCGCAGCCGCGCCCCGTCGCCCTCGAGCGGGGTGTGCAGGTCGTCGGTCCAGTCGGCGGCGCGGCGGACCTCGTCGCGGGTGAACCAGCCCGCCTCGGCCATCTCGACGGGGTCGAGCGTGAGGTCGGCGGCGCCGACGAGCCGTGCCTCGAAGCCGAGCATGAGCGACGCGGGGAACGGCCACGGCTGGCTCGCGACGTAACGCACGTCGGTGACGCGGACGCCGACCTCCTCGAACACCTCGCGCGCGACGGCCTGCTCCAGCGACTCCCCCGGCTCCACGAAACCGGCGAGGGTGGAGAAGCGACCCGCGCCCCACTGGTGGCCGCGGCCGAGCAGGGCGAGCTCGCGCCCGGGCGAGTCGTCGGTGATCAGCATGATCACGGCCGGGTCGGTGCGGGGGAAGTGGTGGCTGCCGTCGACGGTGCAGATCCGGACCCAGCCCGACTGCTGCTCGTCGGTCGCCGCACCGCAGCGCGGGCAGTGACCGTGCCGCTGGTGCCACTGCTCCAGCCCGATCGCGGTGGCCAGCAGCGCGCCCTCGAGATCCGTGCTCACCGCGCCGATGTCGCGCAGCGTCTGCCAGCCGTCCGCGTCGGCGGGCGCCGGCGCGGTCACCGCGAAGTACGGGACGTCGGCGACGACGCCGAGGAACCGGCGCGGACCGTCGGGCGCCGCGCCCGGATCGCGGAACTCGGCGCGACCGTCGCGTCCCACCGGAGTGGCCGAGCGGGGGCTGACGACGACGACCCGCGACCGCGACCATGCCGCGGCGAGCCAGTCGTCGTCGGTGCGCCGGTGCGCGGCGCGGTCGAAGGCCGAGCGGGCCAGCGGCGGCGCCTCGGGGGTGTCCCCGGGACCGGTCAAGACTCCCGCTCGATGTCGCCGAGCGCGGCGAGCGGTCCCGAGATCGACTCCGCGTCCCCCACCACCACCGACGTGAAGTGCGCCGGGGTGAAGAACTCGGCCGCGGCGGCGCTCACCTCGTCGACGGTGACCCGCTGCAGCCGCGCCGCGTGCTCCTTGATCCAGTCGAGCCCGAGCCCGAACGCCGAGAGCGCCGACAGCGTGGACGCGAGCCCCGCCTGCGTCGCGGTCGACAGGGCGAGCGTGCCGACCGCGTACTGCCGCACCGACTCGACCTCGGCCGCGGTCACCGGCACGGTGGCGATGCGCCCGAGCTCGTACCAGGTCTCGAGCATGGCCGGCGCGGTGACCTCGGTGGCGACCTCGGCCTCGAGGGTCAGCGTGGCGCCGAGCGTGTGCTGCTCCAGGCGGCTGTGCGGGCCGTAGGTGTAGCCCTTGTCCTCACGGATGTTCTCGGTCCAGCGTGACGAGAAGTAGCCACCGAAGACCAGGTTGGCCAGCTGCAGGGCGGCGAAGCGGGGGTCGTCGCGGGTGACCCCGGCGCGTCCCATCCGCAGCGACGTCTGCACCGAGCCGGGCCGGTCGACGACGAGCAGCGGACCGCCGGGCGGCGTCGGGAGCGCCCGGACCCGGGTGGACGGCGCGTCGCCCGTCCAGTCGGCCAGGACCTCCTGCGCGAAACCGACCATTCGGTCGGGTGTGACGTCGCCGACGAGCACGAGCGCGGCGCCGCCCGGACGGACGAACGACCGGTGCAGCGAGCGGAGCTGGGCGGGCGTGACGGCGGCGACGTCGTCGGGCTGCGGCAGGTCGACGGCGTACGGGTGGTCGCCCCACATCCGCCACGACAGCGCCTCGGCGGCCACCACGCCCGCGCGGGCGCGAGCCATGGTCAGGCGTTCGACGAGGCGCGCCCGCTCGGTG
Coding sequences within it:
- a CDS encoding M16 family metallopeptidase — its product is MTAPTTVPALTKPRAARALRSAEATLPNGLRVVAVRKPGVPLVELRLRLPFLSARAGHPARATLLSDTLLTGAGELDRIGLAEALQGLGADVSVSVDADRLVVGGNALATNLRPLLEVVASVVQAPAFDTAEVDTERARLVERLTMARARAGVVAAEALSWRMWGDHPYAVDLPQPDDVAAVTPAQLRSLHRSFVRPGGAALVLVGDVTPDRMVGFAQEVLADWTGDAPSTRVRALPTPPGGPLLVVDRPGSVQTSLRMGRAGVTRDDPRFAALQLANLVFGGYFSSRWTENIREDKGYTYGPHSRLEQHTLGATLTLEAEVATEVTAPAMLETWYELGRIATVPVTAAEVESVRQYAVGTLALSTATQAGLASTLSALSAFGLGLDWIKEHAARLQRVTVDEVSAAAAEFFTPAHFTSVVVGDAESISGPLAALGDIERES
- the nudC gene encoding NAD(+) diphosphatase, producing the protein MTGPGDTPEAPPLARSAFDRAAHRRTDDDWLAAAWSRSRVVVVSPRSATPVGRDGRAEFRDPGAAPDGPRRFLGVVADVPYFAVTAPAPADADGWQTLRDIGAVSTDLEGALLATAIGLEQWHQRHGHCPRCGAATDEQQSGWVRICTVDGSHHFPRTDPAVIMLITDDSPGRELALLGRGHQWGAGRFSTLAGFVEPGESLEQAVAREVFEEVGVRVTDVRYVASQPWPFPASLMLGFEARLVGAADLTLDPVEMAEAGWFTRDEVRRAADWTDDLHTPLEGDGARLRGIPPHFSISRFLIDRWLADED